TATCGAAACAGCAATTTCAAATGGGGTTTTACTGCCAATTTGCAATCCGATAGGCGCATAGATTTTATCAATTTGAGCATCAGTTAATTCACCAATACGCTGCAATCGCTCAAAACTCAAATACCTGTATGCGATTACGTCCACCACGTTTAGCTTGATACAGCGCGATATCTGCGTTTTTTATGTGGGATTCCAAATGAATATCGCTGCTGGGTATTTGAATTAAACCTAGGCTAACGGTAATGGATAAATTGAGTTGCTTATTGATGCTAA
This Shewanella aestuarii DNA region includes the following protein-coding sequences:
- a CDS encoding XdhC family protein → MSFERLQRIGELTDAQIDKIYAPIGLQIGSKTPFEIAVSIIAGLIDKRHKLNAQR